A single region of the Heliomicrobium undosum genome encodes:
- a CDS encoding transglycosylase domain-containing protein, whose protein sequence is MESENRQPNKKESLSPGTSQKGARKKIRWPRMILLIAAVLIVATIGIGSGLIFAWAFEAPSFSAGNFDVHTTSVLYDVNKQEFTKLHAGENRTLVENINDVPLQLRQAFLAIEDNKFYDHHGVDVIANIRAVIANITGGFGSQGASTITQQLVKLTFLTPEKTIKRKVQELVLSMQLERQYSKDEIFLMYLNRINFGEGAYGVKAAAKTFFGKELKDLKLSEAALLAGLPNAPSKWSPYKNPDGAEQRRQLILTQMAKYGYITNDEAEKAKKALPQLLDQPKRSVAGNDINLPYFTDAVIEECIDKYGITEDMLYKGGLRIYTTVDAKVQKAAEAALSDPNNYPKGKDNVPIQAAIAVVDHSNGEVRAIVGGREYTARRGLNRATSQMRQPGSVFKPIAVYGPALEKGRSPATVLDDVPTRYGSYEPGNYDGQFRGLINMREAIRLSVNIYAVKMLNEIGVQNGFAFARNLGITNMDEKNDMNLPLALGGLSKGTNPLELAGAYGAFANKGVWIEPHLIVKVEDRDGKALVEVKPKRQVAMKETTAYLMTHMLQTVISSGTGTNAQLDRPAGGKTGTTELPREIFGNITGNKDAWFAGITPELSGVVWMGYDKTDQNHYMYKTYGGSYPAQMWRSVMSKALQGVPVKGFERPPGIVEVNVDIKSGLLPSSLTPPDFVETELFEESTAPTQTSNVWVQVDINADTGLPTKPGDKASHIERKIFLKRPDGYDPNRPPADAELEAPAGAAPSGTTGTAPNSTTPGATNDAPALPAPPPSTTSPSGTNGTTHAPPAGGTGTAKSGTSTNGGNAKTTNGSAVPPTPSGVGGPQG, encoded by the coding sequence GTGGAATCGGAAAACCGCCAGCCGAACAAAAAAGAATCTCTCTCGCCTGGAACGTCCCAAAAAGGCGCCCGCAAAAAAATCCGCTGGCCCCGCATGATCTTGTTGATAGCGGCAGTGCTCATCGTTGCCACCATCGGCATCGGCTCCGGCCTCATCTTCGCCTGGGCCTTTGAAGCGCCCTCATTTAGTGCCGGCAATTTCGATGTACATACGACATCCGTCCTGTACGACGTAAACAAGCAAGAGTTCACCAAATTGCACGCCGGCGAAAACCGCACCCTTGTGGAAAACATCAACGACGTGCCTCTCCAACTGCGCCAGGCCTTCCTGGCCATCGAGGACAACAAATTCTACGACCACCATGGCGTGGACGTGATCGCCAACATCCGTGCCGTCATCGCCAACATCACCGGCGGCTTTGGCTCTCAGGGGGCTTCTACGATCACACAGCAGTTGGTGAAGCTCACCTTCCTCACCCCGGAAAAGACGATCAAGCGGAAGGTCCAGGAACTCGTTTTGTCGATGCAACTGGAACGGCAGTACTCGAAGGACGAAATCTTCCTCATGTACCTAAACCGCATCAATTTCGGCGAAGGCGCTTACGGCGTGAAAGCTGCTGCTAAAACCTTTTTTGGCAAAGAACTGAAGGATTTGAAGCTTTCTGAAGCAGCGTTGCTGGCAGGCCTCCCCAACGCTCCCTCCAAATGGTCGCCCTATAAAAACCCTGATGGAGCGGAACAACGCCGGCAGTTGATCCTGACGCAGATGGCCAAGTACGGCTATATCACTAACGATGAAGCCGAGAAGGCAAAAAAGGCGCTGCCGCAATTGCTCGATCAGCCGAAGCGCTCTGTCGCCGGCAACGACATCAACTTACCCTATTTCACCGACGCCGTCATCGAGGAGTGCATCGATAAGTACGGGATCACGGAAGACATGCTCTACAAGGGCGGACTCCGGATCTACACGACCGTCGACGCGAAGGTGCAGAAAGCGGCAGAAGCCGCCCTGTCCGATCCGAACAACTACCCGAAAGGCAAGGATAATGTGCCCATCCAGGCAGCCATCGCCGTGGTGGACCACAGCAACGGCGAGGTGCGGGCGATCGTCGGGGGCCGCGAGTACACGGCCCGGCGCGGATTGAACCGCGCCACGTCGCAAATGCGCCAGCCCGGTTCCGTCTTCAAACCGATAGCCGTCTACGGCCCTGCCCTGGAAAAAGGGCGTTCGCCGGCAACGGTCCTTGATGATGTGCCCACCCGCTATGGCAGTTATGAGCCCGGCAACTACGACGGCCAATTCCGCGGCCTGATCAACATGCGCGAGGCGATCCGCCTCTCCGTCAACATCTACGCTGTCAAGATGCTCAACGAGATCGGTGTGCAAAACGGTTTTGCCTTTGCCCGCAATCTGGGCATTACCAACATGGACGAAAAGAACGACATGAACCTCCCCCTGGCGTTAGGGGGCCTTTCCAAAGGAACGAATCCGCTGGAACTGGCCGGCGCCTACGGCGCCTTCGCCAACAAAGGCGTTTGGATCGAGCCGCACCTGATCGTGAAAGTGGAAGACCGCGACGGCAAAGCGCTGGTGGAGGTCAAGCCCAAGCGCCAGGTGGCCATGAAAGAGACGACCGCCTACCTGATGACCCATATGCTGCAGACCGTCATCAGTTCCGGGACGGGGACGAACGCCCAGCTTGACCGGCCGGCCGGCGGCAAAACGGGCACGACAGAACTGCCCAGAGAGATCTTCGGCAACATCACCGGCAACAAGGACGCCTGGTTTGCCGGGATTACGCCGGAACTGTCGGGTGTCGTCTGGATGGGCTATGACAAGACCGATCAGAACCATTACATGTACAAAACGTACGGCGGCTCCTATCCGGCGCAGATGTGGCGCTCCGTCATGAGCAAGGCCCTCCAGGGCGTTCCCGTCAAAGGGTTCGAACGTCCGCCCGGCATCGTCGAGGTCAATGTGGATATCAAGTCTGGCCTGTTGCCGAGTTCGCTGACGCCGCCTGATTTTGTCGAAACTGAACTGTTTGAGGAATCAACGGCGCCGACGCAGACGAGCAACGTCTGGGTTCAGGTCGACATCAACGCTGACACAGGTCTTCCCACCAAACCAGGAGACAAGGCTTCACACATTGAGCGTAAAATTTTCTTGAAACGCCCCGACGGTTACGACCCCAATCGCCCACCGGCTGATGCCGAACTGGAGGCGCCTGCCGGGGCAGCGCCTTCAGGGACCACCGGAACTGCGCCCAATTCGACCACCCCAGGCGCGACCAACGATGCGCCTGCTCTTCCGGCCCCTCCCCCTTCAACGACCTCACCTTCAGGGACGAACGGAACAACCCACGCCCCGCCGGCAGGCGGAACAGGGACTGCGAAAAGCGGGACTTCAACAAATGGTGGCAACGCCAAAACCACGAACGGTTCCGCCGTTCCGCCCACCCCCTCGGGCGTGGGCGGGCCCCAAGGATAA
- a CDS encoding endonuclease MutS2: MNLNERTLRKLEYDRILERLAHHCVSEMGKEMALALRPKGKLWQVQEGLSETTEAKEVLRLRPNIPLAAFHDIRPYLRKTAVGGILEASELQQVASALRISRQVRVFLLGDEKKGDDKKSAPILTALAEGLGVYREAETEIDRCIVGEGEVADDASPELLKIRRTMKTIQNRVREKLDALIRNPDTQKYLQDALVTVRGDRYVVPVRSEYRSQIPGLIHDQSASGATVFIEPMAVVELNNELKRNQAAERTEIVRILRDLSLLVARDAEDIGVSLEVLARLDFIFAKGKLSAKMDAGEPAVNTQGKLKIRLGRHPLIAGKVVPVTIELGHAFDTLVITGPNTGGKTVTLKTVGLLTLMAQSGLHVPAEADTELSLFEHIFVDIGDEQSIEQSLSTFSSHMTNIVGILQEVGPSSLVLLDELGAGTDPTEGAALAQAIMEHLLARGAKTIATTHYSELKAFAYSHNRVENASVEFDVETLRPTYRLLIGRPGRSNAFEISLRLGLREDVVKRSRSLLSQEERDVADLIEHLEANQVTAEREREEAERLRREAEELRRKLEQREQAFREKEAAILEKAREEAYAIVRKAREESDQIVRSLREVMNRAPVKEEMARAESERQRLREIQNKLGEEREPREGVAGPMALKSVKVGQTVFVPRLNQKGTVLTLPNPQGELQIQAGILKLNVKLAELQGTKEDKPKIGQTEYAAMARGKAREMSRELDFRGTTADEAIELVEKYLDDAYLAGLDSVNLIHGKGTGALRAAIRSYLQKHRYVKSFRSGEHGEGGVGVTVVELKG, encoded by the coding sequence ATCAACTTGAACGAACGCACCCTGCGCAAACTGGAATACGACCGCATCCTGGAACGCCTGGCCCATCACTGTGTCTCCGAGATGGGAAAAGAGATGGCCCTGGCGCTCCGGCCCAAAGGGAAGCTCTGGCAGGTTCAGGAGGGACTCAGCGAGACGACAGAGGCGAAGGAAGTCCTACGCCTCCGTCCCAATATCCCTCTGGCTGCCTTTCACGATATCCGTCCCTACCTCCGCAAAACCGCTGTCGGCGGCATCCTGGAGGCATCGGAGTTACAGCAGGTGGCGTCAGCGCTGCGCATCTCCCGCCAGGTCCGCGTCTTCCTGCTCGGCGACGAGAAAAAAGGCGACGACAAAAAAAGCGCCCCTATCCTGACGGCCCTGGCCGAGGGTCTGGGTGTGTACCGGGAAGCAGAGACAGAAATTGATCGCTGCATCGTCGGCGAGGGCGAGGTAGCTGATGATGCCTCGCCGGAACTGCTCAAAATCCGCCGGACCATGAAGACCATTCAAAACCGCGTCCGCGAGAAGTTAGACGCCCTGATCCGCAACCCCGACACCCAGAAGTACCTGCAGGACGCCCTCGTCACTGTCCGGGGCGACCGCTACGTCGTGCCTGTCCGGTCAGAATACCGCAGCCAAATCCCCGGCCTGATCCACGATCAATCGGCGTCTGGGGCGACCGTTTTTATTGAGCCCATGGCCGTGGTGGAACTGAACAATGAACTGAAGCGCAACCAGGCGGCGGAGCGGACAGAGATCGTCCGCATCCTGCGCGATCTGTCCCTGCTCGTCGCCAGAGACGCCGAGGATATCGGCGTCAGCCTGGAGGTGCTGGCGCGGCTTGACTTCATTTTCGCCAAGGGCAAGCTCTCGGCGAAAATGGACGCCGGCGAGCCGGCTGTCAACACACAGGGGAAACTGAAGATCCGGCTGGGCCGCCACCCCCTCATCGCTGGGAAAGTAGTTCCCGTCACCATCGAGTTGGGACATGCTTTCGACACGCTGGTCATCACCGGGCCGAACACCGGCGGCAAGACGGTCACCCTGAAGACGGTCGGCCTCCTGACGCTGATGGCCCAGTCAGGCCTGCACGTGCCGGCAGAGGCGGACACAGAACTGTCACTCTTCGAACATATCTTTGTCGACATCGGTGACGAGCAGTCGATCGAACAATCGCTGAGCACCTTCTCCTCCCACATGACCAACATCGTCGGGATCCTACAAGAGGTCGGCCCGTCAAGCCTCGTCCTCCTCGATGAACTGGGCGCAGGGACGGATCCGACGGAGGGGGCTGCCCTGGCTCAGGCGATCATGGAGCACCTGCTAGCGCGGGGGGCAAAGACAATCGCCACCACCCATTACAGTGAACTGAAGGCCTTTGCCTACAGCCATAACCGTGTCGAGAACGCCAGCGTCGAGTTTGATGTGGAGACCCTGCGTCCCACCTACCGGTTGCTCATCGGCCGGCCGGGCCGCTCGAACGCCTTTGAGATATCCCTGCGTCTCGGCCTGCGCGAAGATGTGGTCAAGCGCTCCCGTTCCCTCCTCAGCCAGGAGGAGCGGGACGTGGCCGACCTGATCGAACACCTGGAGGCCAATCAGGTTACAGCGGAACGGGAGCGGGAGGAGGCTGAGCGGCTGCGCCGCGAAGCGGAGGAGCTTCGGCGCAAACTGGAACAGCGGGAGCAGGCCTTTCGGGAAAAAGAGGCGGCCATCCTGGAAAAAGCCCGTGAAGAAGCCTATGCGATCGTCCGCAAGGCCAGGGAGGAGAGCGACCAGATCGTGCGCTCCCTCCGGGAGGTCATGAACCGGGCGCCTGTGAAAGAGGAGATGGCCCGCGCCGAGAGCGAGCGCCAGCGCCTCCGGGAGATCCAGAACAAACTGGGCGAGGAACGGGAGCCCCGGGAGGGCGTCGCCGGACCGATGGCGTTGAAATCGGTGAAGGTGGGGCAGACTGTCTTCGTGCCGCGCCTCAACCAGAAGGGCACCGTTCTCACGCTCCCGAACCCGCAAGGGGAGTTGCAGATCCAGGCGGGGATCTTGAAACTGAACGTCAAGCTCGCCGAACTGCAGGGGACGAAAGAGGATAAACCCAAGATCGGCCAGACGGAATACGCGGCCATGGCCCGCGGCAAGGCTAGGGAGATGTCGCGGGAGTTGGACTTCCGGGGGACGACGGCGGACGAGGCCATCGAACTCGTGGAAAAATACCTCGACGACGCCTACCTGGCGGGGTTAGACTCGGTCAACCTGATCCATGGCAAAGGTACGGGCGCCTTGCGGGCGGCCATCCGGTCTTACCTGCAAAAACACCGCTATGTCAAGTCCTTCCGCAGCGGCGAACACGGGGAAGGCGGCGTCGGAGTGACTGTGGTGGAATTGAAGGGGTGA
- a CDS encoding sensor histidine kinase: protein MDKKTGAFPRISLGQRITISYFILLLLAFLIAGGSFNTLTRQFLIRETKENLREQGNVIVTMFKRTSALPEQNELRTGRVLANLVDAESVIIDNKGVIIASNRPRRFPAGDVLVYPRMKTVLGGSEESDLWTDRDRDMVAVGLPLRNREGAVMGGLFLFSQLEGIDTMGRQINRALFKGLLLSGLIALVIGVFLSRSISRPARNLSAAALALARRRYDTELPVDRADELGEVARSFALMRDRIQRYDETQRAFLQTASHELKTPLMSIQGYAEGIKDGVFEGEEAEKGLDTIIAESQRLKGIVDEMILLSKLESLDGLYRFQPLMLSEVAREGVDKIQGLALELGKSLHFSTGSHPSSDLLPVDLVFGDREKLLQALINLLSNALRHAKGHVYVTASPDCIQVLDDGAGIEPQELPRLFQRFYKGKRGDTGLGLSIALAIAEKHGGTITVTNAPMGGALFELRLPPLHNSAANSAAPA from the coding sequence ATGGACAAAAAAACAGGCGCTTTCCCCCGGATTTCCTTAGGCCAACGCATCACCATCAGCTACTTCATCCTTCTGCTCCTGGCCTTTCTCATCGCCGGCGGCTCCTTCAACACCCTCACCCGCCAGTTCCTGATCCGCGAAACAAAAGAGAACCTGCGCGAACAAGGCAACGTCATCGTAACCATGTTTAAACGGACATCGGCCTTGCCGGAACAGAATGAACTGCGGACAGGACGCGTCTTAGCCAACCTGGTCGACGCCGAATCGGTCATCATCGACAATAAGGGCGTCATCATCGCCTCAAACCGCCCCCGCCGGTTTCCTGCCGGCGACGTTCTGGTCTACCCTCGAATGAAGACCGTTTTAGGGGGCAGTGAAGAGTCCGACCTCTGGACCGACCGCGACCGGGACATGGTCGCCGTCGGTCTTCCCTTGCGAAATAGAGAAGGCGCCGTCATGGGTGGCCTTTTCCTCTTTTCACAACTGGAAGGCATTGACACCATGGGACGACAGATCAACCGCGCCTTGTTCAAAGGTCTCCTGCTCTCCGGACTGATCGCTCTCGTCATCGGCGTCTTTCTCTCCCGGTCCATCTCCCGTCCCGCCCGGAACCTGTCTGCCGCGGCCCTGGCCCTTGCCCGCCGGCGCTATGACACGGAACTGCCCGTCGACCGCGCCGACGAACTGGGTGAAGTCGCCCGCTCCTTTGCGCTTATGCGAGACCGCATCCAGCGCTACGATGAAACGCAGCGCGCCTTCTTACAAACAGCTTCCCACGAGTTGAAGACGCCCCTCATGTCCATCCAAGGATATGCCGAGGGGATTAAAGACGGCGTCTTCGAAGGAGAAGAGGCGGAAAAAGGGCTCGATACGATCATCGCCGAGAGCCAGCGGCTAAAGGGGATCGTCGATGAAATGATCCTCCTGTCCAAGTTGGAATCACTCGACGGCTTGTACCGGTTCCAACCCCTCATGCTTTCTGAGGTAGCCCGTGAAGGGGTCGATAAAATACAGGGTCTTGCCTTGGAACTGGGCAAATCGCTCCACTTTTCAACCGGTTCCCATCCCTCCAGCGACCTTTTGCCGGTCGACCTTGTTTTCGGTGATAGAGAAAAACTGCTGCAGGCCCTCATTAACCTGTTGAGCAATGCCCTACGCCATGCCAAGGGCCATGTCTATGTCACCGCCTCGCCCGATTGTATTCAGGTTCTCGACGACGGCGCAGGCATCGAGCCCCAGGAACTTCCCCGGTTGTTCCAGCGTTTTTACAAGGGGAAACGCGGCGATACCGGTTTGGGGCTCTCCATCGCCCTGGCTATCGCAGAAAAACACGGCGGAACGATCACCGTCACAAACGCGCCCATGGGTGGCGCGCTCTTCGAACTGCGCCTTCCTCCATTACACAATTCTGCCGCAAACAGCGCCGCCCCGGCGTAG
- the tyrS gene encoding tyrosine--tRNA ligase — MSETKVLPKHIQDEIDRQLALIRRGTAEIVPEEDLVKKLEDAIVNRRPLRVKLGLDPTAPDIHLGHTVVLRKLRDFQDLGHQVVIVIGDFTGRVGDPSGKSETRKQLTEEEVNRNAATYKEQIFKVLDPAKTEMTFNSHWLQPLNFADILQLAAKYTVARMLERDDFSKRMRENLPIGVHELFYPLMQGYDSVALRADVELGGTDQKFNLLVGRVLQKEYGQEPQVALMMPILEGLDGVNKMSKSLGNYIGVNESPREIYGKTMSIADELMVRYFELVTRVPAEEIQSIAEGLKSGALHPRDAKMRLAREIVALFHGDEAAQAAQDEFINIFQKKELPDEIPDFIVPAEHIHDGTVGLVKALVLSGMAASNGEARRKITEGAVKVDNETVKDFNAMIPVGNTLLRLGKRKFVRLVLV; from the coding sequence TTGTCCGAGACGAAGGTTTTGCCTAAACATATTCAAGATGAAATTGATCGCCAACTGGCGTTGATCCGGCGGGGCACCGCCGAAATCGTACCGGAAGAGGATCTTGTCAAAAAGCTCGAAGACGCCATTGTGAATCGGCGTCCGTTGCGGGTGAAGCTGGGCCTCGATCCGACGGCGCCTGACATCCACCTAGGCCACACGGTCGTCCTGCGGAAACTTCGCGATTTTCAGGATCTCGGTCATCAGGTGGTCATCGTCATCGGCGATTTCACCGGCCGCGTCGGTGATCCGTCAGGGAAGTCGGAAACGCGTAAGCAGTTGACCGAAGAAGAGGTCAACCGCAACGCGGCCACCTATAAGGAACAGATTTTCAAGGTCCTCGATCCCGCTAAGACGGAGATGACCTTTAACTCCCACTGGCTGCAGCCGCTGAACTTCGCAGATATCCTGCAGTTGGCGGCCAAGTACACGGTGGCTCGCATGTTGGAGCGGGACGATTTTTCCAAGCGGATGCGCGAGAACCTGCCCATCGGCGTCCATGAGCTCTTTTATCCTCTGATGCAGGGTTATGACTCGGTGGCGCTGCGGGCCGATGTGGAACTGGGCGGCACAGACCAGAAGTTCAACCTGCTCGTCGGGCGGGTTCTCCAGAAGGAATACGGCCAGGAACCGCAGGTGGCCCTGATGATGCCGATCCTGGAAGGGCTCGACGGCGTCAACAAGATGAGCAAGAGCCTGGGGAATTACATCGGTGTCAACGAGTCGCCGCGGGAGATCTACGGCAAGACCATGTCCATTGCTGATGAGTTGATGGTTCGCTATTTCGAGTTGGTGACCCGGGTGCCCGCCGAGGAGATCCAGTCGATCGCCGAAGGGCTGAAGAGCGGCGCCTTGCATCCGCGCGATGCGAAGATGCGGCTTGCGAGAGAGATTGTAGCGCTCTTTCACGGGGACGAGGCGGCCCAGGCGGCCCAAGATGAATTCATCAACATATTCCAGAAAAAAGAACTGCCCGATGAGATCCCTGATTTCATCGTCCCTGCTGAACACATCCATGATGGCACGGTCGGGCTGGTCAAGGCGCTCGTTCTATCCGGTATGGCTGCTTCTAACGGGGAGGCGCGGCGCAAAATCACGGAGGGAGCCGTCAAAGTCGACAATGAGACGGTTAAGGATTTCAACGCCATGATCCCGGTGGGGAATACGCTTCTCCGGCTTGGCAAGCGCAAGTTTGTCCGTCTGGTCCTCGTTTGA
- a CDS encoding DsrE family protein, with product MNPNETAPSRLVVLWTNGDKDVAEKMALLYTLNSKLRGWWPEVTLIVWGPSTKLLSESKDLQAYLAKIIEAGVNVEACKVCTDMYGISAQLEALGVDVRLMGQPLTEYLKDGNCRVITV from the coding sequence ATGAATCCTAACGAAACAGCCCCCAGTCGCCTCGTCGTCCTCTGGACAAATGGGGATAAGGATGTCGCCGAAAAAATGGCCTTACTGTACACGCTCAATTCAAAATTGCGCGGGTGGTGGCCGGAAGTCACCCTGATTGTCTGGGGACCATCGACGAAACTGCTGAGCGAGTCCAAGGATCTGCAGGCATACCTGGCCAAGATCATCGAAGCAGGGGTGAACGTAGAAGCCTGCAAGGTCTGCACAGATATGTACGGCATCAGTGCGCAGTTGGAGGCCCTGGGCGTCGACGTGCGGCTGATGGGGCAGCCGCTCACGGAATACCTGAAAGACGGAAACTGCCGGGTGATAACGGTCTAA
- a CDS encoding response regulator transcription factor translates to MTRIYIADDEPPILELIRRYLEKEGFEAITFTNGDDLLAACAQDAPDLVILDIMMPGTSGLDVCKTLRRDSDVPIIIVSAKDDEIDRILGLELGGDDYLSKPFSPRELVVRVKNILRRVRVKSAGAANPTGAVSPVGNDPDARSAPVFSDAPQPAIGSSESAQATTGAPMTEAPVSACHDLRIDLDERRITGPNGEIDLTAKEFDLLSFLAKHKKKVFTREQLLDQIWGYHFAGNPRSVDDLVKRLRKKLAQSGSTLEIKTVWGYGYKIDDPSAGQGKG, encoded by the coding sequence ATGACCCGGATTTATATCGCCGACGATGAACCGCCGATTTTGGAACTGATCCGCCGTTACCTGGAGAAGGAAGGTTTTGAAGCGATCACCTTCACCAACGGCGATGACTTGCTGGCCGCTTGTGCGCAGGATGCCCCTGACCTGGTCATCCTTGATATCATGATGCCGGGAACGAGCGGCCTGGATGTCTGCAAGACCCTCCGTCGTGACAGCGATGTGCCCATCATCATCGTATCGGCCAAGGATGACGAAATCGACCGGATCCTGGGCTTGGAGCTGGGCGGTGACGACTACCTCTCCAAACCCTTTAGCCCCAGGGAACTCGTGGTTCGCGTCAAGAACATCCTGCGCAGGGTCCGGGTGAAGTCCGCAGGTGCGGCAAATCCCACTGGCGCGGTAAGTCCTGTAGGCAACGATCCGGACGCCCGATCAGCACCGGTTTTTTCTGATGCGCCACAACCGGCGATAGGCTCATCGGAATCGGCGCAAGCGACAACAGGCGCACCAATGACAGAGGCTCCGGTGTCCGCCTGTCATGATCTACGGATCGACCTGGACGAACGACGGATCACAGGTCCGAACGGGGAGATCGACCTGACAGCCAAAGAGTTTGACCTGCTTTCCTTCCTGGCGAAGCACAAGAAAAAGGTCTTCACGCGGGAACAACTGCTGGATCAGATCTGGGGCTACCATTTCGCCGGTAACCCGCGTTCCGTCGATGACCTTGTCAAGCGGTTGCGCAAAAAGCTCGCCCAGAGCGGTTCCACCCTGGAGATCAAAACCGTATGGGGCTATGGGTACAAGATCGACGATCCTTCGGCAGGCCAAGGAAAAGGGTAG